cttcttcttcttcttcttcttcttcttcttcttcttcttcttcttcttcctttaaatTAAAAGGTGGGAACTATGCCATTGGAAATGATTGGCAGCCAAAATTTCCCTTTCTATTTCTTCCACTGGTGGTAAACGATGTGGGGAGAGAAGCAAAGATCTGATATGGAGGCAAATGTGATTCAGTTCTAGGGATCAAAACAATACAGGAAGATTAAATGTGGAGTCGTACAAGGGAAGAGATACACTTGTGTATAAAGCAAAGTGCATGACACTATAATAAAAGAGCTGTGTCAAAGACATGGGGGATGGAAGAAGATGACTTCCACTGGCCAAATTCAGACAAATTTGGATAGTAACAGGAACTATTATGATAATGAAATAATAATGCtcaattttaaaacttaattcatttcccctccccctccccccagcctcagcacccccacccccacctatgAATTAAGTTTTAAGATGTGAACAGAACACTATACTATGGTGGTTAGTGTTAACTGTGAAGCTGACAAAATCTAGAATCGCCTGAGTTGGGCCTCTGAGTATGCCTGTGACAATAGTGTTTTTTTCATGTGATTTTTATTATGAACATGTAGCGTGTGTCTTTATTAGCAATGACCTTTCTTTAGATAAGCACGCCGTGATCATCCATAAGGTTTCTGCTTCTGACACACTTGTTATTAAATTGGTTATTTGACACAAccacatggtgagttccaggatgactCATAAACCTgcttttgataattttattataaacaaaaatgtttatatttggtttttattGAATTGAGCTTATCTATATCAAATTCCCCTTTTAGAAAAATGACTGCATAGCTAACTGCTACTCTGGCAACAGGCatccatgtggtacacagacatatatgcaaaatATCATAAAATGCACTTTTTACATGAAAAATATTCAAGACAGCATGTTACTACCTGAGAGTTACAGTATTCTATGTTGTTAACAGGATGCTTTACAAACTGTTAAACTGTCACTGAACTAACATTTAGTCTCAGTGAATACAGTGTGGCCAATGACCACCTAGTGATTTCGAATTCAGGACCACCACTCTCAGGAGGAGAAGCCAAATGTAACTCAGACAGGAATTTGGTCTCTTAGATACCCcagcacagtctctctctctctctctctctctcacacacacacacacaacagggtttctctgtatatccctggctgtcctggaactcactttagaccaggctggcctcgaactcagaaatctgcctcccaagtgtctgccttccaagtgctggccaagagcctggctctctctcttccttccttcctttctttcaaagatttatttatttattatatgtaagtacactgtagctgtcttcagacacaccagaagagggcatcagatctcattacgggtggttgtgagccaccatgtggttgctgggatttgaacttcggaccttcggaagagcagtcgggtgctcttacccactgagccatctcaccagccctcttcctttctttcttaaagatatatctatctatctatttatctaatgtataggagtacactgtagctgtcttcagacacaccagaagagggtatcagatcccattttagatggttgtgagccaccttgtggttcctgggaactgaactcaggacacctctggaagagcagtcaatgctcttaaccagtcCTGTTCTAAATTAAGAAATAATAACCAATTATAGCCAATTGGTTAAAACATAATAAATTGctttaaaaagaatttgaagAGCCGTTTCAGGAATTTTCTGTTTGATCATGCATTGTGATTATGTAGGAAAATGTTCTGAGGATGTGCATAATAGCATTTGGGATAAAGAATCTAGAAGTAATTGTAAGAGGGAAAACGCTAATGAGCTGGAGAAAGGCTACACTGACACTTTCTGTGTTGTTCTTTAAACTTTCCTGCCGATATAAATAATTTCTCCTAAAAACATCGAAGGAGCAGCGGAATGATGCTCAAAGCTGGGACGCAAGTTCTAACCTGCTACGCAAACTAAACCCAGAAGAGCGTGGAAACACCTTTCAAAACTACCGCTTCCGCCCTGCCCGTCGGCTCTTCCCGATAGGCTGGCGCCATCCCGGGGCCCCGCCCACGGCTCCCAGAAGCCCGTGCGCGCCCAGAAGCTCGTGCGCGCCCAGCAGTTCCGCCTCTTCCTGCCTGAGGTGAGCTGCCATCATGGAGACCGAACCtcctcctctggaagagcggcgtCGGCTCCAGGAGGAGCTGAGCGAGTTTGTGGAGAGCTGCTGCCGGACGCTGGAGGAGGTGACGGCGTCCCTGGGATGGAGCCTGGATCAGCTGGACCCCGGGGACGAGGCGGAGGCCGAGGTGAGGGGCGAGGTTGCCCGGCCTTTCCCGGGCCGCTGACTTCTCGCCGTGGGAAAGGCGCCCGGGGAGCCCACTTCTCTCCATCCCGGTGCGATGCAGGGGAGGACAGGGCTCGTCCGGTGCATATCCCGGGGGCGCTGCTGCTGAGGTTGGCGATTTGCTTCGTCATGATATAAGGATTCTGCATTGCGTTAGATTCAGTGTTCACTTTTCTCTATCTTAAACCCGGACGCTTCCCACTCGGACAGGACCGATTGTGGGACGATTAAAGGGCGCCACCAAGGAATGGTAGCTAGTAGCGGACCCCTAAGGAGTGTATTAGAGTGAATTATCCTGACTTATTTAATAGGTGCAGGATAGAGGGAATTTGCGTTGCGCGGTGATTTCTTATACCCTCTTCATTTACTATGATGCAGTAACAAGGTTTAAGTCATATGTCGATGGAAATATTTAAGATATATGCAATTTACGTACAAGCTAATCACCATTGTCTTAAAATTGAAGtggaaattggaaagaaaaaaaacccttcattGTACCTTTACAAGTATATTTGGAGTTGTGAATTAACCAATATAGTTCATGGCTTAAAGCCTAGTAACGATGCTGTAAAAATGGATTTGGGGGACAACTGAAAAAGTTTGAGGTATGAATTGATAATTTTATGAAATTTCCAGACCATTGAGAATGGAGGGCCCCACCACTCCTTCATTTATTATCGAGATATTAGACAACATCGTGATATTAACACTTAACACGTTCTAAATGGCACTGCGTTACTTCATTTAAAATTCGTATCCCAAGGAGGCTAGAATAATTGGCagcattttacaaatgaagaaacaaaaacatcccAGTGGGATTGGCAACTGGGACTTGCAGGCCTTCTGATTTCTGAGGTGTATTTTGCTTAACCGCTATATGAAAGTCCATTGTAAAACTCCCAGATTATCCAGTAAACCGTGAAGTACATGATTATCTGATACTCACTGTTGTAACTGGCTTAAAAAATCTGGTAAATGACATTGATAGTTTTGAGACTAGTCCAGATAATTAATCAATTTCCATGTTTCATGTGCACTTGTAGAGTTTGTCATGGTaacagtggggggaggggtaaaGAAATGACAGCTGTTATTGTGTGGCAAAGTCTGTAATGGGGGGAGTTGAAATTTTTGTAGTACTGGTTATTATAGACTATGATGGGTCAGAAAAAGCATCTAGAAAAGTATATTCTTTAAAATCTGCGTGGGgctaggctagagagatggctcagcggttaagagtgctggttcctcttccagaggtcctgagttcaatcccagcaaccacatgatggctcatcaAACCctatgggatttgatgccctcttctggtgtgcaggtatACAGgaagaacactcatatacataaaatacctaAATGAATAAGCCTTTAAAAAActtatgggggctggtgagatggctcagtgggtaatagtacccgactgctcttccgaaggtccagagttcaaatcccagcaaccacatacatggtggctcacaaccatccgtaacaagatctgacgccctcttctggagtgtctgaagacagctacaatgtacttacatataatgaataaacaaatcttaaaaaaaaaaaacaaacttatgGATATGTGTGGGGGTATGGCCTGGGTAATGGGTCCTCAACTTTTACCTTGTTTCGGGTCTCTTGTTGTCTTGATATTGCCATCATCATtctagctggcctgtgagcttctggctattttccCTTCTATCTTCTATCTCTGTGGGAACAATGAAATTGCAGGTGCATATTAACCATACCCATTTTTTGCATGGGTTCTAAggatttgaactccagtccttttgcttcttttactgagacatctccccagccctgaccaaaataacaacaacaacaacaacaacaactgagtAGAATTAGTTAGGTCAAGCACAGAGAAAGCATCAGCAGACCTAGAAGTCCTGGCTTAGATGATAAGATTAGAGAGCCTCAAGTGCTTAAGGATGGTTAGAACATGAGGAGGAGAATTGCTTGTAGCCCCGCCTTTGCTCCATGATCTAAATGGGAAGTACAATGGTAGCAGGTAGGGGCTGTATAGGTTATAAGGAGCCTTATAAAGGCCCTTGTCAGGCACATTGGAgaatcttgttttctgtttgtttgcctttttatGAAAAAACAATGGCAACAGGGGAGGCATAGACAGACTTTAAGTCAGGGAATATCCAAAttaaatttgtgttttaataaaataCCCACTAATATGTATTTAGTGCAGAGTACCAAGCCCTACTTCAAATGGTTTCTGTGTATAAACccagatatttatatttatttaatcttcaTGATATCTTTGTGAGATAAGGGTCCATTGCttctttttttagaaaaagaaagtagcTCAAGGAGAAGTTAGTTATATTACCTCTTATAGTTAGTAAATGGGAGAGCTGGGGTTTCCAAAATGGCTACATGGTGGAGAGTGTAGTAGAATGTAGTAGAGAGCAGCCATCCtggaagcagagatggggagCAGTAAGATAGCTGTTGTAATCCAGAGAAGGAACAGTGACGTTCTGAATTGGTCAAGTGGCACTGGGGCTAGAGAGAACTCTGGGATTTCAAAGACCCTTAGGAGTTAAAATGTCAGGACTAGGTGGCTGCTTGGGTGTGGGTGGTTAGGGAAGAGGCAGGTTTTTCTTGAGCAGGTGACACCTTTCACTGAAACGGGAGAAGGCAAGTTTGAGTGCTAGGAGGCTTTTGTGGTGTTGTGATTAAAACACCCAGCCACAGCAAGGTAAGAAAGGAAGGTGTGATGATCAGTTTGACACAAtgcagagtcacctgggaagggaGTCTCAGTAAGGCATTGTCTAGGTTGGCCTGTGgggtcctccccacccccagaaggGCTTTATTCACTGGGTTAACTAAGGTGGGAAAATTCACTTTGAAGGTAGGCAGCACTATTTCATGGACTAGGCTCTGTTCTGAATTAGAAGAAAAAGGCAGAACACCAGCACTGCATGTCTTCCTTCTGTCTGCCCATAATTGTGGATGTGAATAGCTACTCCAAGGTTCTGCCACTCTGACTTCTCTGCAGAATTGCTTGTAACCTGGAATGATGAGCCAGATACACGTTCCTCTAAGTTGTTTTTgcaaggtgttttatcacagcaacagacacaAAACTAAGAAGGCTTACAGTTTAAGGTAAAGTCTATTATGATAGGGAAGTCAAAGCTATAGGAGTGTGAAGCCGTTGGTAACATTGCATCTGCAACCAAGAAGAGCAATGAGTCTTTGTGCTCAGCTCATTTTCACCTTTTATACAGTTTAGGAACCTGGTCTAGGGAATAGTTCCACCCACAATCTTCAACCTCAATTAACCTAGTCAAGATGATTCTCCATAGACCTAAGCCCAGAGGCCCAccttctaggtgattctagattttaTTAACTTGACAGctaagattaaccatcacatagACCATGAAtatattgaatttatttttgtttatgttggACTTTTAGTATAAGGtacttaataataatataaagattaaagaaaattaactgtgtgtgtatggtgtgggggTCTGTCAGGGCAGTTGTGTGgaatctgtttctctctcctctttccctgtgTGGGTTCCAGGAGTTGAGCTTAGGCCATCAGACGTTCTTGTTGAGtgccttgcccactgagccacttgTGGTTCCTAGTGTAAGGATCTAAGGAGAGAAACATTGGCCTGATGAGATAGATTCAGGAAATTGAGAGCTGAAGGCAGAGTATTGCTAGGAAGTGTAGTGTTGAATGACAAGAGGTTAATGATTAGACTTAATGAAGTACAGACTGCAGGAGACCAAAGAAGAACCAGACAGGTAGAAAGACAGAACCATTTATCAAGAGCTAGATGCAGCgaatggctgtaatcccagcactccagaggatGAGTTAGGATTGCCAtcaattcaaagccagcctgggcaacatagtagGAGCCTGTCTCTAAACGAGCAAGCAAAACAAAGTCTGCGAaggtggctcagttgataaaagtGCTTACTTCGGAAGCATGAGATTTCCTCAGAACCAGTATAAACCAGGAACAGCAGTAAAAACATCTGTGACCTCAGTACTGGGGAAGTGGGGGATTTGCTGGCTACCTGGTAGAGTGACTGAGAAAGACCCTTGATGTtggtctctggcttccacatgctcaTTGACACACGATCCCTACACACATATGCCTATGCTCAACAGTGCGAGTgagcgagtgagagagagagagagagagagagagagagcgagcgagcgtgAGAAtgtgagaatgagagagagagaagataccaAGCTGACAGCACAGCTTTGGATAATAGACCATGACTAGGAACTCTAAGACAACAAGTATGACATGTTCTTTGGCATCAGTGGCAGTAAGGTTGCTGGTGGCTAGTGCCAGTGAGGTACTTGTGGCAGAGGTGAGGAATGGCTATTTGTGAGGCTGTGGAGATAGTGAATGCTAAACTTTGAAGGGCTGTAGAGAGGACAGAGGCTTTAGAAAGACGCATTGAGAgaactccctctcttccttccctccctccctccctttcttattAATACAAACACCCACATGGGATTGAGGCCCACAGAAGAGGAAGTACTAGGCTGTTGTTTAAATGCTATTTTCCCCCTTCTGTTAATTTTTACAGGATGAAATCGCCATATGTCCTTATGATTCCAATCATCGCATGCCCAAATCATCACTAACAAAGCACATGGAATCTTGCAGATTGAGGAAACTGGGATATACCAAAGAGGAAGAGGTAGCATTTGTTTATTATATACTGTCAAGAAATTCATTCATTAGTAAGTCAGGAGAGTGTATTGTGAGCCCTTGTAGAGTAGATGGTATTGTGTTTAACATCAcaaattgttatttatttaaatagtGGTATTATTTATCTCAAATCTTAAAACAGCCAACTGTGCAATCCTTAACAATATTAattgaaatttgtttttgtttttttactatcTAGAATGAAATGTACAATCCTACTTTTTTCTATGAAAATTTGAAGATTCCTTCAGTTACTTTGAGTAAGTATATTAGATTATAATTGAAATAGCctagttttatatttttctttttaaattagcaaaaaaaaatggatattatAGACAGGCTTATGACCTTGAGTTCCTTAAGCTTAAGGAATTAAAACAGTAAAGATACTTCATGTGATATGAAAATGAACTGGGTTTATGTTAACTGGGAGTAAAGATCCTGCAACATTTTGTATAGTGGGCCAGGAtggtgggaaggcagaggcaggtagatctctctgagttcaagaccaactctGTAGTGAGTAGGACCGCCAGAGTTGCAATAATAGATCCCATCttacaaaaacatacaaacaaattaTACAGTAGAGTACATGCCTCCTTTCTTGGTTATAACAAAAATATAACTGAAGATACGAGGGAGGGTGGGATCACAGTCCATAGAGTGGACTGAAGATGAGGGAAGATGGAAATGTGTGCCAGCTATGTGCAGGATATGGCTAAAGCCTTGATGGACCTCAGGAAACAACATCCTGATTCCACTTAGATGGTTGTGTAACTTTTGACTGCCTGAGAGTCTTTATTAGTTTGTGTGGCCGTGGAGATTGAACCTAGATTTTCTAGTCTGCAAAAACtatgatatatttaatatattccaAGTGGTGTCTGGGTTCTAATTGATTGTACTTATTAGTTTCTTCAATTTGTACCTGTCAGTCCTGAATGCCTCATTATATTTTTCTGAACTAATTGGAGTCTGATCACTTTTTGGGCTCTGAAAGAATTTTTATTGAAGTTATAGGTAATgatgttggtttttctttttcagataagGATTCACAGTTCCAGATAATTAAACAAGCTAGGACTACAGCTGGGAAAGATGGTGATTGTTATAGCCAGAGTAAGTGTTGTAGTTTTAGCTAATGCGTGAATCAAGGTATTTGCTCCTGTAATCACAGGCTGTGTGTGCTTCTCAGGATCATTACATTTATCAGGAGATGGCTTACATTGTCTCAGCTTTGTCAGCTGTTTCCTACTGAGACACATTGGAGCTCTCTTACGCACTCTCTCAGCCAGGGTGCGGTTTTGGCATTATCTGTTAGGTGTGGTTGCCTTGTGGGTAAGTTTTAAACATTGTTTAGTGAGTCAGTGTACCGGATACCAGTGTCTTGTCTTGTTCCGTTCAGGTACAAGTACCTGACCCTGAGAGTTGGTTGAGAATATTGAAACACAGTCCATAGCATTAAAAGATTACTTTCCCTTGTTGGTCTTGGAATAGTTCCTCCCAGGTTTGAATTTGTAATCTTTTTGGATTTGCCCTCTATGAGACTTTGGATGCCTCAGGAAAAGAAGACAGGACAGTAGTTTTATGTGTAGTTTTATTAAAGCACTTGTGGGTTTTCTCATACCCAGCTTTGGAGCTCTTCAAAATATTTCTGCCTTGGAATTTGTCAgaaaaaaggatttaaaaaaaagagaaattaattaaggttcttagaaaataaaagatgAGTTTTACCCAAATGGGAGGAAGTTAATAAAGAGTTTCAAAATTTGAATCTGGGTGTGATGTTTAGTCCACACAAGTTGCTCCGCTTGCCAAGgctgtccttctgtccttcctcactCTTTCTGTGGTTATCATGGCAGG
Above is a window of Mus musculus strain C57BL/6J chromosome 13, GRCm38.p6 C57BL/6J DNA encoding:
- the Snrnp48 gene encoding U11/U12 small nuclear ribonucleoprotein 48 kDa protein isoform X3; the protein is METEPPPLEERRRLQEELSEFVESCCRTLEEVTASLGWSLDQLDPGDEAEAEDEIAICPYDSNHRMPKSSLTKHMESCRLRKLGYTKEEENEMYNPTFFYENLKIPSVTLNKDSQFQIIKQARTTAGKDGDCYSQITGECILQCLLKFL